The Dehalococcoidales bacterium genome contains the following window.
ATAAAACCGCCGAAACTGGTGAAATAAATAGACACCAGTACCCAGGTTTTCCAGTTGCGGGCGGCGAGACCCAGTGATTGCATGGCGTTTCCGTAGGGACAGAGCTCCTGTCCCGCTTTGTTTGCGAGATCTTTAGCCTTTGCCGGAGACTGGCCAATGCGGATACACTGAAAATAATAGGCGTCTTGCCCGGTAATGAAGTAAATGATAATGCCTGCCCCAAGGAGAATGAGCCACACCAGATATGCTCCCTGCAGACCCCAACCACCCAGCGCTAGCGGCAGCATCATTGAAAAGAGCCCCGGCGCTATGTTGCCTATGCCGCCATATAACCCTAAAACAGTACCCTGTTTTCGCTGCGGAAACCAGTAGGACACCTGCCCGATACCCACAGAGAAGGTGGCGATACCACAGCCACACAACACACCGAGCAGGAGCAGCAAAGGATAATGCGCTGCGGTGATCCTATCCGGATAAAGCCAGGTAACTACCCCGAATAGCGTGGCCATGCCCGCGAAAGCAAGAATCAGGAGAATCAGGAACGGGCGCCGGCCGCCGCTGGTATCAGCCCAGGCTCCAAAGGGTATCCGCAGCAACGAGCCGGACAGTGTGGGGATGGCTACCAGGAAGCCCAACATGACCGGACTCAGTGACATAACGTCCTGGAACTGTTTCGCCGTCGGCCCGAATAGAGCAACGGCGGCGAAGCCTATAAAGAAACCGAGAGTGGCGCTAAAAAGACCTTTGTTCGGCGTACCCTTGAGGTACTCACGCAGGTCTCTCTCACCTGTCATTGCCGTCTCTCACCGGAAACGTTTGACGGCGGTTCCACATCACTATCTGATACGGTCGCCACAGATAGGCAAAGGGTACCGACAGCATATGCACCAGGCGGCTGAACGGGAACAGGCCAAACAGGATAAAGGCGTTGATGGCGTGGAGCTTTGACGGCAGCGGCAGTGATGTCATGTATTCTATCTTCGGCGACAGGGTCAGCAGAGACCAGAGATACGGCGTGGCCGTCTGGACAA
Protein-coding sequences here:
- a CDS encoding MFS transporter; this encodes MTGERDLREYLKGTPNKGLFSATLGFFIGFAAVALFGPTAKQFQDVMSLSPVMLGFLVAIPTLSGSLLRIPFGAWADTSGGRRPFLILLILAFAGMATLFGVVTWLYPDRITAAHYPLLLLLGVLCGCGIATFSVGIGQVSYWFPQRKQGTVLGLYGGIGNIAPGLFSMMLPLALGGWGLQGAYLVWLILLGAGIIIYFITGQDAYYFQCIRIGQSPAKAKDLANKAGQELCPYGNAMQSLGLAARNWKTWVLVSIYFTSFGGFIALTAWLPTYWGSFFGLRIAIAGILTAAFSLLASIIRVGGGSLSDRLGGERTAVLSLSMLLVGSIIMTFSHSFGISVAGEIIMAGGMGVANAAVFKLVPQEVREAVGGAAGWVGGIGAFGGFVIPPLMGFFVSLQGNAGYANGFAIFIALSVISIVLAYVLQRVSVVGKLRVPSPAVTTPEKQRG